In the Muricauda sp. MAR_2010_75 genome, one interval contains:
- a CDS encoding enoyl-CoA hydratase/isomerase family protein has translation MNYENIYIEEENSIATITINRPEKMNALNKRTIEELHVAFKELDDDDDTKVIIITGSGEKAFVAGADISEFAHFSVKEGRQLSAMGQKNLFNLIEGLTTPVIAAINGFALGGGLELAMACHFRVASSNARMGLPEVSLGVIPGYGGTQRLPQLIGKGRAMEMIMTAGMIDADKAFVYGLVNHVVSPEELLPLCVKIASRISNNSTVAIKHAIKAVNAGFKYDADGYAVEIDAFGHCFGTDDFKEGTSAFLEKRKADFPGS, from the coding sequence ATGAATTACGAAAACATTTACATAGAAGAAGAGAATAGCATAGCCACCATCACCATTAATCGGCCTGAGAAAATGAATGCCCTCAACAAAAGAACCATTGAGGAGCTTCATGTGGCTTTTAAAGAATTGGATGATGACGATGACACCAAGGTCATCATCATAACAGGTAGTGGGGAAAAAGCCTTTGTGGCCGGAGCTGATATTTCAGAGTTTGCCCATTTTTCGGTAAAGGAAGGCCGACAATTGTCCGCAATGGGGCAAAAAAACCTCTTCAACCTAATAGAGGGTCTCACTACACCTGTTATAGCCGCTATTAATGGTTTTGCGCTTGGTGGCGGTTTGGAACTGGCCATGGCTTGTCATTTTCGGGTGGCAAGTAGCAATGCCCGCATGGGACTGCCCGAGGTGTCTTTAGGTGTAATCCCTGGCTATGGAGGTACACAACGTTTGCCTCAACTTATTGGAAAGGGAAGGGCTATGGAAATGATCATGACTGCAGGAATGATCGATGCGGATAAGGCATTTGTCTACGGACTGGTGAACCATGTGGTTTCACCTGAAGAGCTGTTGCCATTATGCGTTAAAATAGCGAGCAGGATATCGAATAATTCCACTGTGGCCATAAAACACGCAATAAAAGCCGTAAATGCTGGTTTTAAGTATGATGCTGATGGCTATGCCGTGGAGATTGATGCCTTTGGCCATTGTTTTGGCACCGATGATTTCAAGGAAGGAACATCGGCCTTTTTGGAAAAGCGCAAGGCAGACTTTCCCGGTTCATGA
- a CDS encoding PA0069 family radical SAM protein has translation MESKNFLKGRGAQQNTPNKFLKHVYEMREDFLEFCRLEGEEAENNKTQYIPIFPKTIVNKVDSPDVGMWYSMNPYQGCEHGCIYCYARNAHEYWGYSAGLDFERKILVKKAAPELLEAKIRHKNWKAQTIVLSGNTDCYQPAEKEFEITRKCLQVFLKYRHPVGIITKNALILRDLDVLKELNAHQLVGVNISITSLSEKTRRKLEPRTASLQKRLKAIKVLSENNIPVNAMLAPMIPGINSHELLELAKTVSEHGALSFGFTVVRLNGAIGQIFTDWIKKAMPDRAEKVLHLIQDCHGGTINDNRFGLRNRGEGKIATQIHDMAKLAKQLYFKDKSFPGLNKELHQQYKDGQMKLF, from the coding sequence ATGGAATCCAAGAATTTTCTCAAAGGAAGGGGAGCACAGCAAAACACACCCAACAAGTTTCTGAAGCATGTGTATGAGATGCGGGAGGATTTTTTGGAATTTTGTCGCTTGGAAGGCGAGGAAGCTGAGAACAACAAAACCCAATACATCCCAATTTTTCCAAAAACCATTGTCAATAAAGTGGATAGTCCAGATGTGGGGATGTGGTATTCCATGAACCCATACCAAGGCTGTGAGCATGGATGTATCTATTGTTATGCCCGTAATGCCCATGAGTATTGGGGCTACAGTGCTGGATTGGATTTTGAACGCAAGATTTTGGTAAAAAAAGCGGCTCCCGAGTTGTTGGAAGCCAAGATCAGACACAAGAATTGGAAGGCACAGACCATTGTACTTTCGGGTAATACCGACTGCTATCAACCTGCCGAAAAGGAGTTTGAAATCACCCGAAAATGTCTCCAGGTCTTCCTAAAGTATCGGCATCCCGTAGGGATCATTACCAAAAATGCCTTGATTCTTCGCGATTTGGATGTTTTGAAGGAATTGAATGCACATCAATTGGTAGGGGTGAATATTTCGATCACTTCATTATCTGAAAAAACCAGGCGAAAGTTGGAACCCCGAACGGCTTCCCTTCAAAAAAGATTGAAAGCCATTAAAGTTCTTTCAGAAAACAACATTCCCGTCAATGCCATGTTGGCCCCCATGATTCCGGGGATCAACAGCCATGAGTTGTTGGAATTGGCGAAAACGGTATCGGAACATGGGGCACTTTCTTTTGGGTTTACCGTGGTACGACTCAATGGGGCCATTGGACAAATTTTCACTGATTGGATCAAAAAGGCCATGCCCGATCGGGCCGAAAAAGTGTTGCATCTAATCCAAGACTGTCATGGAGGTACCATCAACGACAATCGTTTCGGACTTCGTAACCGGGGTGAAGGAAAAATTGCCACCCAAATCCACGATATGGCCAAATTGGCCAAACAGTTGTATTTTAAGGACAAAAGCTTCCCGGGGTTGAACAAAGAGCTTCATCAACAATATAAAGATGGACAGATGAAATTGTTTTGA
- a CDS encoding YciI family protein → MSNFLYLFRGGNEAYAKLSKEQQQSHMQVWGEWMGGLKEKGQLLDGLPLEKDGKVVHKRGEVVTNGPFAEGAEMVGGYLIVSAKNIDEAVEISKGCPIFDYEGAFVEVREILSLEH, encoded by the coding sequence ATGAGTAATTTTTTGTATTTGTTCAGGGGCGGCAATGAAGCTTATGCCAAACTATCAAAAGAACAACAACAATCCCACATGCAGGTTTGGGGCGAATGGATGGGCGGTCTAAAGGAAAAAGGACAGCTTTTGGACGGGCTTCCTTTGGAAAAGGATGGAAAAGTAGTGCACAAACGTGGAGAAGTGGTCACAAATGGACCCTTTGCCGAAGGTGCTGAGATGGTGGGAGGCTACCTCATTGTTTCAGCCAAGAACATTGATGAGGCTGTTGAGATCTCCAAAGGATGCCCCATTTTTGATTATGAAGGTGCCTTTGTTGAAGTACGGGAAATCCTGTCCTTGGAACATTGA
- a CDS encoding glycosyl hydrolase, producing the protein MKKGLFLLCALCGTLAFAQTANDYFKPMKFRNIGPFRGGRSVTASGVVGDPLTYYMGTTGGGLWKTTNAGQRWDNISDGFFEMGSVGAVAVSESSPNIIYCGMGEHPPRGVMTSYGDGVYKSNDAGKTWIKLGLEKTQHISRIVIHPTNPDIVYVAAQGALYGPNKERGVYRSTDGGKTWKNILFVDEGTGAVELSMDANNPLVLYAAMWEHQRKPNIVISGGEGSGLYKTTDGGDSWTALTEGLPKEKGKMGIAVSPANSNKVYAIIESDSNADKGGLFVSNDAGKTWSMVSGDNRLVQRAWYYIEVFTDPNDEDTVYVLSAEMFRSEDGGKTWETIEVPHGDTHDLWINPKDSKNMVMADDGGATITFNYGENWTRQDNMPTAQFYRINTDNLFPYNIYGGQQDNTSVKIASLSVGRWSINQEDWHYSAGGESAFLGFDPDNPRYVMGGSYLGTIELLDMESKLSTNVMAAPIQYLGRDARDMKYLYNWNAPIIWSKHEPGTFYHGAQLVLRTRDNGMTWEEISPDLTRDQDELQGKGGGPYTNEAVGAENYGTLAYIIESPLEKGVLYTGSDDGLVHVTRNGGETWENITPKGLQECLVNAIEVSPHDPATVYIATTRYKFNDHTPALYKSADYGKTWTNISSGIPYGSFTRAVREDQERKGLLYAGTEKGLYISWNDGKNWEQMQLNLPKAPITDLKVHKGDLIVATSGRSFWILDNITTLAQYTSNPNALKLYSPEDAIHGFWGSPLNSSSKEVQGTNPYEGVNPANGMVIYYNLPKAMDSTEITMDILNGEGKIVRSFTSKKDENYVPHHGGGAPPAPVLGTDRGLNRFVWDLKAPIVPGIPNVYIEADFTGHKVPPGSYTIRLKVEGETVTAQGTVVPTPNVDVTPENYKEHDAFMTDVEAKLTDMHQKVNTLYKVQGQLKELLEDLENKSLKDDGKALLAKLKAWDEDMVQRKSQAYDDVENFPNKFTAEYLFLANHSNSALPKINQPSKDRKKELDAQWVGLRQRALTLMNTDIPNYNKKLWENGVGAIRM; encoded by the coding sequence ATGAAAAAAGGATTATTTCTACTCTGTGCACTCTGTGGAACCTTGGCCTTCGCCCAGACCGCAAACGACTATTTTAAACCCATGAAGTTTAGGAACATCGGTCCGTTTAGGGGCGGTCGTTCTGTAACGGCAAGTGGTGTAGTGGGGGACCCATTGACCTATTATATGGGCACCACTGGAGGTGGACTTTGGAAAACCACCAATGCCGGACAACGTTGGGACAATATCTCCGATGGCTTTTTTGAAATGGGCTCCGTGGGAGCTGTTGCGGTATCGGAATCAAGTCCAAACATCATCTACTGTGGAATGGGAGAACATCCACCGCGCGGGGTAATGACTTCCTATGGAGACGGGGTGTACAAATCCAATGATGCAGGAAAGACCTGGATTAAACTTGGGCTGGAAAAAACACAACATATTTCCCGAATAGTTATCCATCCTACCAACCCCGATATTGTATATGTTGCCGCGCAGGGGGCATTATACGGTCCCAACAAAGAACGGGGAGTGTATCGGTCCACCGATGGAGGCAAGACTTGGAAAAATATCCTTTTTGTGGATGAAGGAACCGGAGCCGTTGAACTTTCTATGGATGCCAACAATCCTTTGGTATTGTACGCCGCCATGTGGGAGCATCAGCGTAAACCTAATATCGTAATCAGCGGAGGGGAAGGCAGTGGATTGTATAAAACCACCGATGGGGGCGATTCCTGGACAGCATTGACCGAAGGACTTCCCAAAGAAAAAGGAAAGATGGGGATTGCTGTCAGTCCAGCGAATTCCAATAAAGTATATGCCATTATTGAAAGCGATTCCAATGCGGATAAAGGCGGACTTTTTGTGTCCAATGATGCTGGAAAAACGTGGAGTATGGTCAGTGGCGATAATCGGTTGGTGCAACGTGCTTGGTATTATATTGAAGTGTTTACAGACCCCAATGACGAGGATACCGTTTATGTGTTGAGTGCTGAAATGTTTCGGTCTGAAGATGGCGGAAAAACATGGGAGACCATTGAGGTGCCCCATGGAGACACCCATGATCTTTGGATCAATCCGAAGGATTCCAAAAACATGGTCATGGCCGATGATGGTGGCGCTACCATTACCTTTAACTATGGGGAGAACTGGACGCGTCAGGATAATATGCCCACGGCACAGTTTTATCGCATCAATACCGATAATCTTTTCCCATACAACATTTATGGCGGGCAGCAGGATAATACCTCGGTTAAAATAGCCAGTCTTTCGGTAGGTCGATGGAGCATTAACCAAGAAGATTGGCATTATTCAGCCGGTGGTGAAAGTGCTTTTTTAGGGTTCGACCCGGATAATCCTCGATACGTGATGGGCGGCAGCTATTTGGGAACCATTGAGTTGTTGGATATGGAATCGAAACTATCCACCAACGTTATGGCGGCACCCATCCAGTATTTGGGTCGCGATGCACGCGACATGAAATACCTCTACAACTGGAATGCACCCATCATCTGGTCCAAACATGAACCCGGAACATTTTATCACGGTGCCCAATTGGTACTGCGTACCAGAGATAATGGAATGACTTGGGAAGAAATCTCTCCCGACTTGACTCGCGATCAAGACGAACTTCAAGGAAAAGGTGGCGGACCGTATACCAATGAGGCCGTAGGTGCTGAGAACTATGGCACTTTGGCGTACATCATTGAATCACCCCTTGAAAAAGGAGTGCTCTATACGGGTAGTGATGATGGTTTGGTCCACGTAACTCGAAATGGCGGAGAGACTTGGGAAAATATCACCCCAAAAGGGCTTCAGGAATGTTTGGTTAATGCCATTGAGGTATCGCCGCACGACCCTGCCACGGTCTATATTGCCACAACTCGCTATAAATTCAATGACCATACCCCAGCATTATACAAGAGCGCCGACTACGGAAAAACATGGACCAATATCAGTTCTGGGATTCCATATGGTTCGTTTACGCGGGCGGTTCGCGAAGATCAAGAACGCAAAGGTCTTCTTTATGCAGGTACGGAAAAAGGGCTTTACATTTCTTGGAACGATGGCAAAAATTGGGAGCAAATGCAATTGAATTTGCCTAAGGCGCCCATCACCGATTTAAAAGTTCATAAAGGGGATTTGATCGTTGCCACATCCGGACGATCATTTTGGATTTTGGACAACATCACAACCCTGGCACAATACACATCAAATCCAAATGCATTGAAATTGTATTCGCCTGAAGATGCAATTCATGGTTTTTGGGGAAGTCCACTCAATAGTAGTTCAAAAGAAGTCCAAGGCACCAATCCGTATGAAGGGGTCAACCCAGCTAATGGCATGGTCATCTATTACAATCTGCCCAAGGCGATGGACAGCACGGAAATTACCATGGACATCTTAAATGGGGAAGGTAAAATTGTGCGCAGCTTTACTTCCAAAAAGGATGAGAATTATGTGCCGCATCACGGGGGAGGTGCACCTCCAGCACCGGTTTTGGGGACCGATAGAGGATTGAACCGCTTTGTCTGGGATTTAAAAGCCCCAATAGTCCCTGGAATTCCAAATGTGTATATTGAAGCCGATTTTACAGGACATAAAGTCCCACCGGGGAGCTATACGATCCGTCTAAAAGTTGAAGGGGAAACAGTCACCGCTCAAGGCACTGTAGTACCTACTCCAAATGTGGATGTAACACCGGAAAATTACAAGGAACACGATGCGTTTATGACCGATGTGGAAGCCAAGCTCACCGACATGCATCAAAAAGTCAACACACTGTACAAGGTTCAGGGACAATTAAAGGAGCTTTTGGAGGATTTGGAAAATAAATCCCTTAAAGATGATGGAAAAGCGCTTTTGGCAAAGCTAAAGGCATGGGACGAAGATATGGTGCAGCGCAAATCGCAGGCGTATGATGATGTGGAGAATTTCCCCAATAAGTTTACCGCCGAATACTTGTTCTTGGCGAACCATAGCAACAGTGCTTTGCCGAAAATCAATCAACCCTCAAAGGATAGAAAGAAAGAATTGGATGCCCAATGGGTGGGATTACGGCAACGTGCCCTAACTTTGATGAACACCGACATTCCCAATTACAACAAAAAGCTTTGGGAAAATGGTGTGGGTGCCATCCGCATGTAG
- a CDS encoding CopD family protein, producing MLYAYIKSLHLIFVVTWFAGLFYIPRLFIYHIEATQKPSPDKEILSGQLKLMTKRLWYIITWPSAILCTVFAIWLLILMPGWLQQPWMHVKLAFVVLLFGYHLKCHQIFKQLQRDEVKYTSRSMRIWNEVATLILFAVVFLVILKNAFNWIYGVIGMVVLAILLMLGIRLYKRIQDKNPNA from the coding sequence TTGCTGTACGCATATATTAAATCGTTGCACTTGATTTTTGTGGTGACGTGGTTTGCGGGATTGTTTTACATTCCCAGACTGTTCATATACCATATTGAGGCAACGCAAAAGCCATCACCCGATAAGGAAATTCTGAGCGGTCAGTTGAAATTAATGACCAAACGGTTGTGGTATATCATTACGTGGCCTTCGGCGATTTTGTGTACCGTCTTTGCGATTTGGTTGTTGATTTTGATGCCAGGATGGTTGCAACAACCTTGGATGCACGTTAAACTCGCTTTTGTGGTGCTTTTGTTCGGGTATCATTTGAAGTGTCATCAAATCTTTAAACAATTACAGCGGGATGAGGTCAAGTATACCTCAAGATCCATGCGGATATGGAACGAAGTGGCCACACTCATTCTGTTTGCCGTTGTGTTTTTGGTGATTCTCAAGAATGCGTTCAATTGGATCTATGGGGTTATCGGAATGGTTGTGTTGGCTATACTCTTGATGCTCGGCATTCGACTGTACAAACGCATACAGGATAAAAACCCGAATGCGTAA
- a CDS encoding glycosyl hydrolase, whose protein sequence is MKTSFLKIGMLVLTVALCIAPVQSQRKKKTQTAPEYPKELYSSLEYRLIGPFRGGRSAAVTGVPGEPNLFYFGATGGGVWKTTNGGRTWSNISDGYFGGSIGAVEVAQSDPNVIYVGGGEVTVRGNVSSGYGVWKTEDGGATWQEAGLEKSRHVPRIRVHPTDYNTVYAAVLGDIYKPTKERGVYKSNDGGKSWKQVLFVNDQAGAVDLTFDPNNPRILYAATWRVQRTPYSLSSGGDGSALWKSTDSGETWTEISKNEGFPKDTLGIIGVSVSPKNSNRVWAIVENKEKGGLYRSEDGGKKWTLVNEERKIRQRAWYYTRVYADSEDEDVVYVLNVAYHKSTDGGKTFSTFNAPHGDHHDLWIAPENSQRMIMGDDGGAQISYDGGETWSTYYNQPTAQFYRVTTDNAFPYRIYVAQQDNSTLRINHRSDDGSIGEDDWEETAGGESAHIAVDPANDDIVYGGSYGGLLTRVNHETNTTRGVNVWPDNPMGYGAEGMKYRFQWNFPIIFSKHDPKKLYTFSNHVHLSTNEGQSWELLSDDLTRNDPTKLVSSGGPITQDNTSVEYYCTIFAANESPLKEGLLWVGSDDGLIHVTKDGGETWENVTPPNMPEWNMINSVEPSAFDEGTCYVAATRYKLGDFAPYLYKTTDYGKTWTKITNGIEDEHFTRVVREDPKRKGLLYAGTETGMYISFNDGQRWEKFQMNLPIVPITDLTIKDDNLIVATQGRSLYIIDDLTVLHQLDAAKKSADAILYHPKDSYRTKGTAAEKPSLTEGQNHPNGVVTHFYLKDAAEKDSIVLTYTSMSGDTLASYSNKSADKDKKLTVKRGGNTHVWDTRGKGAKLLDGMILWWANLDGAKAVPGSYKVHLNVNGSDQSQDFKILPDPRAEVSVADMQKQYDFISDINETVDKAHKSIQKIRDINTKLDAFVKQYKDNPATEALVEKAKKMKEEFGEIEKALYQTKNRSNQDPLNFPIRLTNKLAHLNSLVSIDDFPPTEQDMAVKNELSGKIKTQLTAFDALVDDEIQAFNDEFNSLGLEYLSIED, encoded by the coding sequence ATGAAGACTAGCTTTCTCAAAATCGGTATGCTCGTGCTTACCGTAGCATTATGCATTGCCCCAGTTCAATCCCAACGAAAAAAGAAAACACAAACCGCTCCAGAATATCCAAAAGAGCTTTATTCCAGCTTGGAATATCGATTGATAGGTCCGTTCCGTGGCGGACGTTCTGCAGCAGTGACCGGAGTGCCCGGAGAACCCAACCTGTTCTATTTTGGTGCTACGGGCGGAGGTGTTTGGAAAACCACCAATGGTGGCCGTACTTGGAGTAATATTTCCGATGGTTATTTTGGTGGAAGTATTGGTGCTGTTGAGGTGGCCCAAAGCGACCCCAATGTCATTTATGTTGGTGGCGGAGAGGTGACCGTTCGCGGAAACGTTTCAAGTGGATATGGGGTTTGGAAAACTGAGGATGGTGGTGCCACTTGGCAGGAAGCTGGACTTGAAAAAAGCAGGCATGTACCCAGAATTCGGGTGCACCCAACCGATTACAATACGGTGTATGCCGCAGTTCTTGGTGACATCTACAAACCAACCAAAGAAAGAGGAGTATATAAGAGTAATGACGGCGGAAAGTCGTGGAAGCAAGTACTTTTTGTGAATGACCAAGCGGGTGCCGTAGACCTGACATTTGACCCCAACAACCCCAGAATTTTGTATGCGGCCACTTGGAGGGTGCAGCGAACGCCCTATAGTTTGAGCAGTGGAGGTGATGGTTCTGCGCTTTGGAAAAGTACCGACAGTGGTGAAACTTGGACCGAAATTTCAAAGAATGAAGGTTTCCCGAAAGATACGTTGGGAATCATTGGAGTATCCGTTTCACCCAAAAATAGTAACAGAGTTTGGGCCATTGTGGAGAACAAGGAAAAAGGAGGCTTATATCGCTCTGAAGATGGCGGAAAAAAATGGACCTTGGTCAATGAGGAACGCAAAATCCGTCAGCGTGCATGGTACTATACCCGTGTCTATGCTGATTCAGAAGATGAAGATGTGGTGTATGTCCTTAACGTTGCGTATCACAAAAGTACCGATGGCGGCAAAACGTTCAGCACCTTCAATGCTCCACACGGCGACCACCATGATTTATGGATAGCTCCTGAAAATTCCCAACGCATGATCATGGGAGATGATGGTGGCGCCCAAATCAGTTATGATGGTGGCGAAACTTGGAGCACCTATTACAACCAGCCTACGGCGCAATTTTATCGTGTCACTACAGACAATGCTTTTCCGTATCGCATTTACGTGGCACAACAGGACAATTCAACTTTGCGTATCAACCACAGGAGTGATGATGGTTCCATTGGTGAAGATGATTGGGAGGAAACCGCCGGAGGTGAATCGGCTCATATTGCCGTTGACCCTGCCAATGATGATATTGTGTACGGAGGAAGTTATGGTGGATTATTAACACGCGTCAACCATGAAACCAATACGACTAGAGGGGTCAATGTTTGGCCAGACAATCCCATGGGCTATGGCGCCGAAGGCATGAAATACCGTTTCCAATGGAATTTCCCCATCATTTTCAGCAAACATGACCCTAAAAAGCTATATACCTTCTCCAATCATGTGCATTTGAGCACCAATGAAGGTCAGAGTTGGGAATTGCTAAGTGATGACCTTACCCGAAATGACCCTACCAAATTGGTGTCCAGCGGAGGACCCATCACTCAAGATAACACCAGTGTGGAATACTACTGCACCATTTTTGCTGCCAACGAAAGCCCTTTAAAAGAAGGCTTGCTTTGGGTGGGTAGTGATGACGGTTTGATTCATGTGACCAAGGACGGTGGAGAAACTTGGGAAAATGTGACCCCACCCAATATGCCCGAATGGAACATGATTAACAGTGTGGAACCTTCCGCTTTTGATGAAGGCACTTGCTATGTGGCCGCTACACGATATAAGTTGGGTGATTTTGCGCCGTATCTTTACAAGACTACCGATTACGGAAAAACATGGACCAAGATTACCAACGGTATCGAAGACGAACATTTTACCCGTGTGGTTCGTGAGGACCCCAAGAGAAAAGGATTGTTGTATGCCGGAACGGAAACAGGCATGTACATTTCCTTCAATGACGGACAGCGTTGGGAAAAATTCCAGATGAATTTGCCTATTGTGCCCATCACAGATTTGACCATTAAAGATGATAATTTGATTGTGGCCACTCAGGGTAGAAGCTTGTACATCATCGATGATCTTACTGTGTTGCACCAGTTGGATGCAGCCAAAAAATCAGCGGATGCTATTTTGTACCATCCAAAAGATAGCTATCGTACCAAAGGAACAGCGGCAGAAAAACCCTCACTGACCGAAGGTCAAAACCACCCCAACGGTGTAGTGACCCATTTTTACCTGAAGGATGCTGCCGAAAAGGATAGTATTGTCCTTACCTATACCTCCATGTCGGGTGATACTTTGGCTTCGTACAGCAATAAATCAGCCGATAAGGATAAAAAACTGACGGTTAAAAGGGGGGGCAACACCCATGTTTGGGATACGCGAGGTAAAGGCGCAAAACTGTTGGATGGCATGATTTTATGGTGGGCCAATCTCGATGGCGCCAAAGCAGTTCCCGGTTCCTACAAAGTCCACTTGAATGTGAACGGTAGTGATCAATCCCAAGACTTTAAGATTCTTCCCGATCCAAGAGCTGAGGTTTCTGTGGCCGATATGCAAAAGCAGTACGACTTCATTTCAGATATCAATGAAACCGTGGATAAGGCGCACAAGTCCATTCAAAAGATTAGGGACATCAACACCAAATTGGATGCCTTCGTAAAACAGTACAAGGATAATCCCGCCACTGAAGCTTTGGTTGAAAAAGCGAAAAAGATGAAAGAGGAATTCGGTGAGATCGAAAAGGCATTGTATCAGACCAAGAACAGAAGTAACCAAGACCCTCTGAACTTCCCCATACGATTGACAAACAAATTAGCGCATTTGAACAGTTTGGTTTCCATTGATGATTTCCCTCCAACGGAGCAGGACATGGCCGTGAAAAATGAACTTTCGGGCAAGATCAAGACCCAATTAACAGCTTTTGATGCCTTGGTGGATGATGAAATCCAAGCGTTCAATGACGAGTTCAACAGCTTGGGATTGGAGTATTTGAGCATAGAGGATTAA
- a CDS encoding PAS domain-containing sensor histidine kinase, translated as MILLVVIASVLIAGVTIYQYNEQARDYHENRLERKEEQVIQSISYTLRETTYPVNAENLGLIFKDEIYKIADVQNVNFNIYDLDGNLIKSSRPSFEADSITNCLDAKVLNFLRDSGEKRYVEEQHAAGDNYQASYTYINDPKFKPIGIMNLPYFEDNSFNNHELKEFLLRLGGVYLLMLLSAILLAYFISKYITRSLQTVSDKMNRTNLTLQNEKIYIKNPSEEIGKLVDSYNRMIDELEESAVKLARSEREQAWREMAKQVAHEIKNPLTPLRLTVQNFERKFDPNDPSIQSKVKEFSKTLIQQIDTMSNIATAFSSFANMPAQQNETFNVVKIVKLALEIFNEDYIHFIADEEEIIAKLDRTQLIRVITNLVKNAIQAVPEVESPRILVTVATEGQQVKISVADNGIGISDEFKHRVFEPKFTTKSSGTGLGLGMVKNIVENYGGTITFTSKEGKGTVFSIRFPKE; from the coding sequence ATGATCTTACTGGTGGTCATTGCATCCGTCTTAATAGCAGGGGTTACCATTTATCAATACAACGAGCAGGCGAGGGATTACCATGAAAACCGATTGGAGCGCAAGGAGGAACAAGTTATCCAAAGCATTTCCTATACACTCAGGGAAACTACCTATCCGGTGAATGCAGAAAATTTGGGCCTTATTTTCAAAGATGAGATCTATAAAATTGCCGATGTCCAAAACGTAAACTTCAACATCTACGACCTTGACGGAAATCTGATCAAAAGTTCCCGGCCCAGTTTTGAAGCCGATTCCATTACCAATTGTTTGGACGCCAAAGTGCTCAATTTTCTCAGGGATAGTGGAGAAAAAAGATATGTGGAGGAACAACATGCCGCTGGCGACAACTATCAAGCTTCCTACACCTACATCAACGACCCAAAATTTAAGCCCATCGGCATTATGAACCTCCCTTATTTTGAGGACAATTCCTTTAACAATCATGAGCTAAAGGAATTTTTGTTACGGTTGGGAGGCGTGTATTTGCTCATGTTGCTCTCAGCCATTCTTTTGGCCTATTTTATTTCAAAATATATAACGCGTTCCCTGCAGACGGTTTCCGATAAAATGAACAGGACCAATCTGACCTTGCAAAATGAAAAGATTTATATTAAAAATCCCAGCGAGGAAATTGGCAAATTGGTGGATTCCTACAACCGAATGATTGATGAACTCGAAGAAAGTGCGGTGAAACTGGCCCGGAGTGAGCGGGAACAAGCTTGGCGTGAAATGGCCAAACAAGTGGCTCATGAAATCAAGAACCCATTGACCCCTTTGCGGTTGACCGTACAAAACTTTGAACGTAAATTCGACCCCAATGACCCCTCCATCCAGTCTAAGGTAAAGGAGTTTTCTAAGACCCTGATCCAACAGATAGACACTATGAGCAACATTGCCACGGCCTTTTCCAGCTTTGCCAATATGCCTGCACAGCAGAACGAGACCTTTAACGTGGTGAAAATTGTAAAACTGGCCTTGGAAATTTTCAATGAGGACTACATCCACTTTATTGCAGATGAAGAAGAAATCATTGCCAAGTTGGACCGTACACAACTCATTCGGGTCATAACGAATTTGGTTAAAAATGCCATTCAAGCTGTTCCCGAAGTGGAATCTCCCCGTATTTTGGTCACTGTGGCCACCGAAGGACAGCAAGTAAAAATTTCGGTAGCGGACAACGGAATTGGTATTTCAGATGAGTTCAAACACCGGGTTTTTGAACCCAAGTTCACCACAAAATCCAGCGGTACGGGGCTTGGCTTGGGAATGGTGAAAAACATTGTGGAAAACTATGGAGGAACCATTACTTTTACTTCAAAAGAGGGGAAGGGAACCGTCTTCTCCATACGATTTCCTAAAGAGTAG